Within the Gordonia westfalica genome, the region TTCTCCTAGCTGTATACGTGTCTGGCGCCCTTCCTGACGCCCCTCCACAGGCTCCGGGGCTCCTCAGGGAGCAGGAATTCTCCTCAGCCGTAGATGGTCTGGCCGGATTCGTCGGCTTCCTTGCCGATCCGACGGGCCAGGAACAGACCCTCGAGTGCCAACTCGAGGGCACTGGCCCGTTCGCCGTCGATCTCCGCCTCGAGGCGTTCGGCGATCGCGTCGAGCACCTCGCCGGTGGTCTCCGGCGACGGGATCGAACCGAGGAAGTCGGCTGCGCGCACACGGTCCCCGGTCACGACCGGTTCACCGCTCTCCAGCGCATCGACGAGCGCCGCCATGTCGATACCGCCGAGATGGGCCCGCACGGTGTCGGCGACGGACTTGCGCATGAGATGTTCGAGGATCTCCAGTTCGCGTCCCTCTTCACCGGACTCGAACTCGATCTTGCCGCGCAACACCTCGATCACCGACTCGAGGTCGACGACGCGCGCGACCGCCTGATCTTCGCCGGTGATCGTGGCGCGGTGAAGTGCCGCGGCGGCCACGGTTTCGGCGCCGGCGATCGAGAAGCGCGCGGACACACCGGAGCGCTGGTCGATGGACGGATGGTCGCGGGCGTAGCGGGTGAAGCGCGCCAGGATCTCCACGATGAAGGTCGGGACGCTCGCGGTGAGGTCGGCCTCCTGCTCGATGACGGCGACCTCGTCGTCGAGTTCGAGCGGGTAGTGGGTGCGGATCTCGGCGCCGAAGCGGTCCTTCAACGGCGTGATGATGCGACCGCGGTTCGTGTAGTCCTCCGGGTTCGCGCTCGCCATCACCAGCACGTCGAGCGGGAGCCGCAGCGTGTAGCCGCGGACCTGGATGTCGCGCTCCTCCATGACGTTGAGCATCGACACCTGGATGCGCTCGGCGAGGTCGGGCAGCTCGTTGATCGCGACGATCCCGCGATGCGCGCGCGGGATGAGCCCGAAGTGGATGGTCTCCGGATCGCCGAGGCTGCGGCCCTCGGCGACCTTCATCGGGTCGATGTCGCCGACCAGGTCGGCCACCGACGTGTCGGGAGTCGCGAGCTTCTCGCTGTAGCGCTGCGACCGGTGCCGCCACTCGATCGGCAGGTCGTCGAGCAGGTTGGCGGCCTTGCGGATCGACGCGGGCGCGATCGGCTCGTACGGGTGCTCGCCGAGCTCCGATCCGGCGATCACCGGCGTCCACTCGTCGAGGAGTCCGACGAGGGTCCGCAGGACACGGGTCTTGCCCTGGCCGCGCTCGCCGAGCATCACCACGTCGTGGCCGGCGATGAGCGCACGCTCGAGCTGCGGGATGACGGTGGCCTCGAAGCCGACGATCCCCGGCCAGGGGTCGCGGCCCTCGCGGAGAGCGGTCAGCAGGTTGTTGCGGATCTCGTCGCGCACACTGCGTTGCACATGACCGCTGGCACGCAGTTCACCCAGGGTGCGGGGTGAAGGATGGCGGGTTTCGGTCGACTGAGAACCATGGGTGGTGAAATTGTCCTCTGGCACGTGATCCACGCTACTCCGAGTTGTGATCTGCGTGCGCACTGTCGGGTGGTCACCGGGGGGCTTCGACGCGGTGCCTCGCTGCGCTCGGTACCGGCTCAGCCGGCAGTGGGGTCGCGCCCGACGAAGCCCATCAGGCGGCTGACGGCGTCGGCGTCGATCGGCACCTCGACCGCGGGTCCGTACTGACCGGACTGTCGCAGCAGGTCGTCGATGGGGATCATCCCGTCGAGCAGCACCTGCGCATAGGCGGTGTCGAGGTCGGGGGTCGCGCCCTGCGAGCGGGCGAGGTCCCAGGAGTGCATGAACACATCGGCCGTGTAGAACCGGTCGACCGCGTCGGCGAGGCGATGCTCCCCCGCCATCGGATGGGTGAAGGTCTCCCCCGCCGACGGTCCGTCGAGCAGTCCCTGCACCGCCGCCGCATGCGCCGACCATGCCCCCTCCGGATCGTCGGCGACCGCGGGTCCGTCCGGCACGGTGATGCCTCCGGCATCGAGGAATCCGGTGAACCAGTCGATGAGGTGGGCCACCACGTCGCGGGCCACCCAGCCGTCGACCGGCGCCGGCGCGTCCCAGTCGGAGACGCCGGCGACGATGTCGGCGAAACCGGCTGCGACCTCGCGGTGCCGGTCGGCCGCGTCGAGTTCGGTCAGTGACATGGTTCTACAGCTCGCCGGCCGCGAGCAGCTTGTCGATGGCGGCGTACCCGTCGTTGACGCCGACCTCCATGCCGGAGGACAGCCACCCGTCGCGCGCTTCGAAACTGTCGCAGAGGGATTGGGCGTGCAGGCGCGTCGTGCCGTCGCCCAGATCCTCGAACCACAGCGTCTCCAGCGACACCTGGTCGGGCATTCCCAGCCAGGTGAAGGTCTGCACGATCTTGTCCTCGCCCACCGTGTGGAAGCAGCCGCGGAACCCGAACTCCTGGCCCTCATGGGTGGAGACGTAGTGCCAGCTGCCGCCGTCGCGGACGTCCCACTCGACGATGCGGCTCTCGATGACGTCGGGGCCGATCCACCGGACGAACAGTTCGGGATCGGTGTGGGCCTTCATCAGCTGGGCGGGCGTCCCGCGGAAGTCGCGGGTGATCCGGATGATCGGGACCTCCTTGTCGGCTTCGATCGCGGCCTCGGGGTAGCGGGTCTGGGTTGCGGTCATGATGCCTTTCCTTCCTTGAGTGTCGTGCCGTTCTCGCCCTCGGGACGTTCCGCCTCCGGGCCGTCGTTCATCTCGGCGAGCAGTACGTCGAGACGCTGGTAGCGCTCCTCCGCCCGCTGTCGGTACCGCTCGATCCATTTGGTCATGAGGTCGAACACCTCTGCTTCCAGATGGACCGGACGTTTCTGCGCCTCCCGGGTCCGGGTCACCAGGCCGGCGTCCTCGAGCACCTTCAGATGCTTGGAGACCGCCTGGATGCTGACGTCGTAGGGCTCGGCGAGCTGGCTGACCGTCGCGTCGGAGACCGCCAGCCGCGCGACCATGTCGCGCCGGGTGGGGTCCGCGAGTGCGGCGAACACCTTGGACAGCTCGTCTGCCATTTCTTCATCCTCCTCAACCGTTTGGTTGAATACAACGATGCGCCCCGCCGCGGATCGTTGTCAACCCCTTGGTTGAATACGACGGCAAAAATAATCCCTATGACGTTGTGCCCGGCTTCCGGGCACAACGTCATCGGGATCTCGAAGGACGGCTCAGGCCGGTCCGACGGGCGCGTCGCCCCGCAGCGTGATGCGGTGCATGACCCGACGGTTGTCGCCGTAGTCGCGGTTGGCGTAGTGCAGGGTGTTGCGGTTGTCCCAGAGCACGAGATCGCCGAGACGCCAGCGGTGGCGGACGATGTGCTCGGGCTTGGTGATGTGCGCGTAGAGCAGGTCGAGGATTCCGCGGCTCTCGGCCTCCGACACGCCCTCGATGTGCGAGGTGAAGCCAGGGTTGACGAACAGCGACTTGCGGCCGGTCTCCGGATGCACCCGCACCACCGGGTGGCTCACCGGCACGAGTTCGGTGACCTCCTTGCCGTCCCAGGCATTTCCGCGTCCATCACGGCGCTGCTTGAGGTAGTAGCCGAATTCGCGACTGCCGTCGTGCACCGCGGTGAGACCGTCGACGAGGCGTCGGATCGGTTCGGACAGTGACCGATACGCGAGTTCGGCGTCGGCCCAGTTGGTGTCACCGCCGTTGCGCGGCAACACGACCGGACGCAGGATCGACCCCGACGGCGGACGCGGCATGAACGTCACGTCGGTGTGCCACACGTCGGCGAAACCGTTGTCGGCGCTGTCGAGTTCGTACACCTCGTCCGGGACGTCACCGCTGTCCCACACCGGGTGCCCGAAAGTCAGCTCGCCCAGTCGATTCCCGAACTCGATGTGCGAGGCGTCGTCGAGCTGCTGATTCCGCAGGACGATGACCTTGTAGTCGATCAGCGCCGCCCGGATGGCCCGCACCTCGTCGTCCGACGCGGTGGCTACGTCGAGTCCGCGGATCTCGGCTCCGAAGCTGGGGCCGAACTCGTCGACGTCGAGCTCGACGCCCGAGGAGACGATGCCCTCGACTGGTGCAGCGGCCCGAACGGCAGGGGTGCGGACGTCAGAAACGGGATGGGAGATGGTCATGATGGTTCCTTCTCGAGGATGGCTGGAGGTGGCGTGGAGCAACAGCCGCCGGCGGGGACCCGTGGTGGGATCCGTCGGACCAGTTCATCGAGTGGAGTGTCATCAGACGCATCGATTCCGTCCCGGCCGCCGGCCCGGTACACGACATGCTCGACGAGCAGTCGCGGTGCGGGGCGGGGGGTGCGGAAACGGACACCCATACTGTCTAATCCCCCGCCGCCCGCCCGCACAGGGTTCGGCCCAGGCTGGGAAAAAAGCTGCGCATGGTGTTGCTGCCAGGGCGACTCGACGACTCGGCCCTTCGGCGTGCTGGATAAGATGAGTCGCATGTCGAGCCCCGAGACAAACACCCGGGGGGCTTTCGGTCACGCCGTCAGCCCCCAGAACCCTTGATCTCCTAGCCCCGTCGGCCGCATGATGCGCGGCGCGACCTCGGGTTCCGTTCGGGTGCCGACCGCGGTGACGAGACGTCTTCTGTTCGTTCTCTCGCCTCGGAGTTTCTCGATGCCGATTGCTCTCTACGTCCTTGCCCTGGCGGTTTTCGCCATGGGCACTTCCGAATTCATGCTCGCCGGCCTCGTGCCGGACATCGCCGCCGGTCTCGGCGTTCCAGTGGGTACCGCGGGTCTGCTGACGTCGGCTTTCGCCGCGGGCATGGTCGTCGGCGCGCCCGCCATGGCCGCCGTCACCCGTCGCCTGCCCACCAGGGCGACGCTCCTCGGTTGCGTCGTCGTCGTTGCACTGCTGCACGGTGTGGGCGCGCTGACATCGCACTTCACGGTCCTTGTCGCCATTCGCGTACTCGCGGCCTTCACCAACGCCGGTTTCCTGGCCATCGCGCTGGGCACAGCGACCAGACTGGTGGCCGCAAACCAGAAGGGACACGCTGTCGCGGTCCTCCTCTCCGGCACCACTGTTGCCACTGTCGTGGGTGTTCCCGCCGGTGCGCTGCTCGGCGCCGCTCTGGGCTGGCGGTCGACGTTCTGGGCGATTGCACTGCTCTGTGTTCCCGCAGCCGTAGGCATCGCCAAGGGCTTCGCCAACCGAGCCGACGAAGCATCGCCGGATGCGGCGGCTGCTCCAACCCTGCGTTCGGAACTGGTGCAGCTCACCTCGCCTCGGCTCGTCGTGCCGATGCCGCTGGCCGCTCTCGTCAACGCCGGTACCTTCGCGACGCTGACGTTCCTTGCGCCGATCGTGACGAACACCGCCGGGCTCACCCGATGGTGGGTCTCGGTGGCGTTGATGCTCTTCGGCTCGGGTTCCCTCCTCGGCGTCACCATCGGCGGCCGGTTCTCCGACGGGCGCCCGCAGCTCCTCGTCGTCGCCGGCGGAGGGCTGCGTGTGTTGGGCTGGATCACGTTGGCCGTCGTCGCGACCAACCCGGCCGTGTTGCTCCCGCTGGTGCTCATCCAGGGCATCCTCGGCTTCGCGGTCGGCAGCACGTTGATCACGCGCGTGCTCTACGCTGCCGCAGAGGCACCCACGATGGGTGGCTCCTACGCCACCGCGGCACTCAACGTCGGAGCAACCGTCGGCCCGGTTCTCGCTGCAGCTTCGCTGGACACGAAGGTGGGCGACCTCGGCCCGGTCTGGGTGGCAGCCTCGACGACCGGAGCAGCGCTGTTGCTCGCCCTGCCTCTCCTGTCGATCATCGCTCCGCGGCTGCCGCCTCTTTGACCGCCGCGCTCACCTCGGCGCGCAGCGCGGCGTACTCGGGAGATCCACGCAGCTCGTCGGGTGTCGCCCCGGTCCGCGGCAACGGGGAGGTGAGGTCGAGGGCCACCCGCCCCGGTCGTCGGCTGAGCACGACGATCCGGGTGCCGAGAAAGGCTGCCTCGTCGGCACTGTGGGTCACGAACACGTTCGTTCGTCCCGAATCCGTGCTCACCGCCCGCAGATCCTCCTGCAGCCGTTCGCGGGTCAGCGCGTCGAGCGCCGCGAACGGTTCGTCCAGCAAGAGCAGTGACG harbors:
- a CDS encoding sigma 54-interacting transcriptional regulator, with the translated sequence MDHVPEDNFTTHGSQSTETRHPSPRTLGELRASGHVQRSVRDEIRNNLLTALREGRDPWPGIVGFEATVIPQLERALIAGHDVVMLGERGQGKTRVLRTLVGLLDEWTPVIAGSELGEHPYEPIAPASIRKAANLLDDLPIEWRHRSQRYSEKLATPDTSVADLVGDIDPMKVAEGRSLGDPETIHFGLIPRAHRGIVAINELPDLAERIQVSMLNVMEERDIQVRGYTLRLPLDVLVMASANPEDYTNRGRIITPLKDRFGAEIRTHYPLELDDEVAVIEQEADLTASVPTFIVEILARFTRYARDHPSIDQRSGVSARFSIAGAETVAAAALHRATITGEDQAVARVVDLESVIEVLRGKIEFESGEEGRELEILEHLMRKSVADTVRAHLGGIDMAALVDALESGEPVVTGDRVRAADFLGSIPSPETTGEVLDAIAERLEAEIDGERASALELALEGLFLARRIGKEADESGQTIYG
- a CDS encoding maleylpyruvate isomerase N-terminal domain-containing protein; this translates as MSLTELDAADRHREVAAGFADIVAGVSDWDAPAPVDGWVARDVVAHLIDWFTGFLDAGGITVPDGPAVADDPEGAWSAHAAAVQGLLDGPSAGETFTHPMAGEHRLADAVDRFYTADVFMHSWDLARSQGATPDLDTAYAQVLLDGMIPIDDLLRQSGQYGPAVEVPIDADAVSRLMGFVGRDPTAG
- a CDS encoding SRPBCC family protein; translated protein: MTATQTRYPEAAIEADKEVPIIRITRDFRGTPAQLMKAHTDPELFVRWIGPDVIESRIVEWDVRDGGSWHYVSTHEGQEFGFRGCFHTVGEDKIVQTFTWLGMPDQVSLETLWFEDLGDGTTRLHAQSLCDSFEARDGWLSSGMEVGVNDGYAAIDKLLAAGEL
- a CDS encoding ArsR/SmtB family transcription factor, which produces MADELSKVFAALADPTRRDMVARLAVSDATVSQLAEPYDVSIQAVSKHLKVLEDAGLVTRTREAQKRPVHLEAEVFDLMTKWIERYRQRAEERYQRLDVLLAEMNDGPEAERPEGENGTTLKEGKAS
- a CDS encoding TauD/TfdA dioxygenase family protein, producing the protein MTISHPVSDVRTPAVRAAAPVEGIVSSGVELDVDEFGPSFGAEIRGLDVATASDDEVRAIRAALIDYKVIVLRNQQLDDASHIEFGNRLGELTFGHPVWDSGDVPDEVYELDSADNGFADVWHTDVTFMPRPPSGSILRPVVLPRNGGDTNWADAELAYRSLSEPIRRLVDGLTAVHDGSREFGYYLKQRRDGRGNAWDGKEVTELVPVSHPVVRVHPETGRKSLFVNPGFTSHIEGVSEAESRGILDLLYAHITKPEHIVRHRWRLGDLVLWDNRNTLHYANRDYGDNRRVMHRITLRGDAPVGPA
- a CDS encoding Cmx/CmrA family chloramphenicol efflux MFS transporter, whose translation is MPIALYVLALAVFAMGTSEFMLAGLVPDIAAGLGVPVGTAGLLTSAFAAGMVVGAPAMAAVTRRLPTRATLLGCVVVVALLHGVGALTSHFTVLVAIRVLAAFTNAGFLAIALGTATRLVAANQKGHAVAVLLSGTTVATVVGVPAGALLGAALGWRSTFWAIALLCVPAAVGIAKGFANRADEASPDAAAAPTLRSELVQLTSPRLVVPMPLAALVNAGTFATLTFLAPIVTNTAGLTRWWVSVALMLFGSGSLLGVTIGGRFSDGRPQLLVVAGGGLRVLGWITLAVVATNPAVLLPLVLIQGILGFAVGSTLITRVLYAAAEAPTMGGSYATAALNVGATVGPVLAAASLDTKVGDLGPVWVAASTTGAALLLALPLLSIIAPRLPPL